From the genome of Thiovibrio frasassiensis:
CCGGGCTTGGCTACCGGGTGACCGCCAGAACCAACCCCCTTGAGGCCCTGGAAGAGTTTCGCCGCCAGCCTGGGGACTTTGATCTGTTGATCACCGATCAAACCATGCCCAAGCTGTCCGGGTTGCAACTGGTTCAGGAAGTCCATGATATCCGGCCCGGCCTGCCGGTGATCCTCTGCACCGGGTACAGCGCGGCGATCGAGGAAGAATCCGCCGCAGCGCAGGGCATCAATTATTTTCTCATGAAGCCTCTTACCATGCGGATGCTGACCGAGACGGTGCGCAAGGCTTTGGGGCAGTGAAACGTGCAGAGTGAAAAATTAAAAGGGTGGGGCTGCCTGTAATGGCAAAAGAGAAAATATCCTACGTGTGCAGCGTCTGCAGCGGGGTGTTCAGCAAATGGGCCGGGCAGTGCGACGGCTGCGGCGCCTGGGACACCCTGGCCGAGCAGCAGGCCGCCGCAGGGGTGGCGGGCCGTTTCCAGGGCTATTCGGGTTCCCTGGCCAAGGTGCAGACCATGGCCGAGGTGGGCAAGGATGAGCTGGTCCGTTTTTCCACCGGCATGGGCGAGCTGGACCGGGTGCTGGGCGGGGGGTTGGTGCCGGGCTCGGTGGTCCTGATCGGCGGCGATCCGGGGGTGGGCAAGTCCACCGGCTTGCTCCAGGTCTGCTGCAACCTGAGCCTTACCCGAAAATGCCTCTATGTGACCGGCGAGGAGTCGCTCCAGCAGATCGCCATGCGGGCCAGGCGGCTCGGTCTGCCGGATCAGGCCTTGCTTTTGCTGGCGGAAACCAGGGTGGAGGATATCTGCGCCACGGCGCTCAAGGAGCAGCCCGAGGTCGTGGTGATCGATTCCATCCAGACCATGCAGGTGGCGGACAGCCAGTCCGCGCCGGGCAGCGTCAGTCAGGTGAGGGAATCCGCCGCCCTGCTCACCCAGTTCGCCAAGCAGACCGGCATCGCCATCTTTCTGGTGGGCCATGTCACCAAGAGCGGCGACCTGGCCGGGCCCAGGGTGCTGGAGCATATCATCGACGTGGTCTGTTACATCGAAGGCGGCGGCGATTCCCGCTTCCGGGTGATGCGGGCGGTGAAAAACCGCTACGGGGCGGTGAACGAGCTGGGGGTTTTCGCCATGACCGACAAGGGTCTGCGCGAGATCTCCAACCCCTCGGCCATCTTTCTCTCCCGCCACGCCGAGCCCATGCCCGGCAGCGTGGTCATGGCGATCTGGGAGGGCAGCCGCCCCCTGTTGGTGGAGATGCAGGCCCTGGTGGATGACAGCCACAGCGAGAACCCTCGGCGGGTTACGGTGGGTCTGGAGCAGAACCGGCTGGCCATGCTCCTGGCCGTGCTGCACCGGCACGGCTCCATCGCCACTTATGG
Proteins encoded in this window:
- the radA gene encoding DNA repair protein RadA; protein product: MAKEKISYVCSVCSGVFSKWAGQCDGCGAWDTLAEQQAAAGVAGRFQGYSGSLAKVQTMAEVGKDELVRFSTGMGELDRVLGGGLVPGSVVLIGGDPGVGKSTGLLQVCCNLSLTRKCLYVTGEESLQQIAMRARRLGLPDQALLLLAETRVEDICATALKEQPEVVVIDSIQTMQVADSQSAPGSVSQVRESAALLTQFAKQTGIAIFLVGHVTKSGDLAGPRVLEHIIDVVCYIEGGGDSRFRVMRAVKNRYGAVNELGVFAMTDKGLREISNPSAIFLSRHAEPMPGSVVMAIWEGSRPLLVEMQALVDDSHSENPRRVTVGLEQNRLAMLLAVLHRHGSIATYGQDVFINVAGGVRVSETSADLALLLAVFSSLKNKPLPVELVVFGEVGLSGEIRPVPSGQERLREAAKHGFKQAIVPLANVPKGGVAGMEIIGVRKLAEAIAAVR